One Vicia villosa cultivar HV-30 ecotype Madison, WI linkage group LG5, Vvil1.0, whole genome shotgun sequence genomic window, ATATATTAGTCCAACTCCACCAGCTTCCTTCACTGTAAGTGCTGCAGAAACAATATCTTGTTGATTTGATACCGAAAAGCATAGAACGATTTTGCCTGCTGCCTTTGTTTTGTTCAGACTTCCCGACTGACAATCCTTGCTTGAAAGGAAGACATAGAAAGTATGTGAAAAATTATAACTATGAAAAGTGTTACTACTAGAGTAAGTAGATTGCCGCCCGTGTGTGCGTCTAATCGAGAAGGAAGAAAGGTCTCACGCTAAATCATCTGCTGGATCACGAGCAATGCGTTCGGAGTATGTGAGGCCAGCGAATCCAGGATTATGTTTTCCATTGTCGATGGACTCTCCCTACATTATATCGATATTTACATCATGTATTAACTGAAAGCATATTTCACCGATTTGATATAAAAGTAGTTGTAGCATACCCACAAAGTGAGGTTATTTCCAAGTGTAATGGCTGTTGGAAAAGCCCTATCAATCGTAGAGGCTGCAACTGTAATGAGCCACGGTGCTGTATTTGTAACGGTTTGAGAAATAGGACCGGAATTTCCACCTGAACAAACAACTGTGATACCTTTGGAAGTTGCATGGAAAGAACCGATTGCTATCGTGTCGCGATGATCAACGTAAGAGAACAAAGGAATGTCAATGCCAAGAGAAACGGTTAAAACATCAACACCATCATGTATAGCCATGTCAAATGCTTTGAGGATATCAGCGTCGCTGCAGTGTCCAACAGGAACGTCCCAGCAAACTTTGTAGATAGCCAAGTGAGCTAAAGGTGCTCCTCCTCTCGCTATACCAGAAGCAAGTCCTTTATAATTTGCGTTTTCTACAAAATATCCAGCTGCTGTCGAAGCCGTGTGAGTTCCATGGCCAATAGCATCTCTAGCCGAGAGATATTCCAATGTGTCATTCTTTCCAAGGATTAGGTTCTTAGTGTGATCATTTATTCCTTTTAGAAACCATCTAGCACCAATTATCTTCTTGTTGCAGTTGGTGGAGTTGAAGTTTTCTCCAACTTGACAAACTCCTTTCCACCTTGATGGGATGTTTCCCATCGCTTCATCGTTAAAACTCGCCGACTCCGGCCAAATTCCTTCAAGATATCACATTTATCATTGATTACATTTCAATGCCGTTTTCTAGGTATCTCGTCCAGTCAGGATTCCTCTACATTCACGCATTCAGAAGATCTTCACCGTCCAATTTTCATAAGACGACTCAAGTTTTGAGCTCggtaaatcatatttaaaaatcatTCTCAAAACCTTATCCGTTTGATCTTTACCGGACGGTTCCAAACTGCTGACTGCATGAATGCATGAGATCTGTTTTCATCTGTAAGAGGATTACTAGTTAATACCTGTGTCTATGACACCTATGATGGTTCCTTCACCCGAGTTACTTTCGGcgaaaacagttttggccaaggAATGATGTACCCCAATAAAGTCCCAGCTTCTAGTAGTATGGAGTTTGTGAATGCCATTTGGAATGACAGAAACCACCTCAGGAAACTCTGTCACATTGTATACAAATAGCTTTTAAAAGATGCTAAAAtaggtaaaaaaaaaagaagcttaaTTATAAGTAAAGGATCATATCAATTATCCATACTTGCTATATCTTCAGCTTGAGACTTTGTCATTCTAGCAGCAAACCCTGAAAATCCATGCTTATAGCTATAAAGAAGCGAATTCTTCGCATCTTCTTTGCTACACAacagaaaaaaaattacatttatggTAACGATGATTATAATCTCTATAGCAGAAAAAAATGTTAAGATTACAAGCCATATATATACCTTCCTAGGAGTGAAGACAGCATTTTGTGATGATACTTTTTAGTAGTTTCTGGATTATCATATATCTTATCTCCCATGTATACAATATGCACCTAGAAACAtgcatttaataaataattatgctcaaATAACCacacaaaaaaaacaattatctACATTTCTTGACATATGTATTATATATAGTTACTCACATTGCTTGTTTCCTCTGCAAATATCTGAGGGATGATAAGAAAGTTTTGCAGTAAAAGAAGAGCTGAAGTTACAAGCAATTGAATCTTTTTAGTATCCATTATCTAATCAGTAAAAGCTTGAAAGGCTTTAAAAATTCATGAATCATACAAAGTTGATAAAATTTTGAAGTGTTTTATAGTGTCTATGATATACATAATGTAACTTTTTGAAAATAAGAAAAGTTATAGTGCTACTTTTCTTTTGTCAATGAAATGAAAAAGTATGCATAAATATCTTTATGATCTAAGTGTGTCTCATGTTATATAACAATCAGAATCATACATAAATTAGTGACATTGATTGTAGAGATATATAATTAATCTTAGTTCCTTTTGGTTTTAAAGTGTATATTGAAATGATTTTCTAGACATAAGGTTGTGTACTAATGTAGTCCTAAACCCATCATCCCACGTTTATTGAATTATTTTCTTATCAACTTTTGAGTTTCACCTTTTTGCCTTTATTACTTTTCTAAAGTTATTATATAGTTGAGATGGACCATGCCCTATGTATCTTTTCTAAAGGAAAAGCAATATTGCTTAGGATACAATTTTGAGAATTCAAAAAATTTGTACTTGCAATTTTGCATGATTCTGGTTTTTTTAATATCATTGTAGGTTTTTTCGAATTGCAATGAATCAGTCAGATTttacaaaaattatattatatttttttgtaaaattagAGTGATTCGTTACAATTTTGACAAACTCGTTATAATATCAAACATATATTGAataaattgattatattttttaaGTGGAATATGTTTTCAACCAGAAAAATTCACAGAAGTATATTGTTTCTTAATGATTTAGTCAATGAAGCATAAGGCCTTTTTAGGGCCACTTTGCACTTTACCTTTTTCACTGATGTCATTTTCAGTTGGTTTGAGTTCCTGTGGAATCTTTCTTTCTAATAATGGACAAGGTGATTTACAGCTGGACACAACATTCTTCAATCcattttaatgaataaataattatttttcttttcttaatttgGTGGTTTTTGTTAGAACATACAAATCAATTAAGGTGTATTAATGGAGAAAATGATCAATTAAAGAAGATAAAGATTAAGGAGATTGAGAGAGAAtaagagagagagtaattgagggtgagtgATTAAAATGGCATTAACAAAAGATAGGAGTAGTGAGTTCCTTATATAGTAcaagttacaaaatgattggaacTAACAAAACAgccaaaacagaaaataaaaaacaactgAGTTTCAGTGCAACTGGTTACGGAAAACAGCGTAACCAGTTACGCTACTACAACAGCACCAGAGAATCTGTTTCACGGGTTCGTAATCGGTTACGGctaacagcgtaaccggttacgccaactgaagtgtTTAAAATCAGTAGTTTCAACACACCACATTACTTCAGTTTGTCCAAGTCAAGCATGCTCAAGttcatcttcaatctcttgaACACTTCATTTGTCACCCCCTTGGTCAAAAAATCAGCCACTTGGTCTTCGCTTCGACAATATCCCAATCGTAACTTTCCATCGCTCACTAACTCCCTCAAATAATGAAACCGCATCTCTATATGCTTGCTCCTTCCATGTGCAATCAGATTTTTCGCAAGATTAATCGCAGAAACATTATCAACAAGGAGTGTAATAGTCTCACCCTCGTTGCTACTaagctccttcaatagattcataagCCACATGGCTTGACAAGCACACAACGACGACgcaatatactcggcctcacaagatAAGAGTGCTACCACCAGTTCCTTTTTCGAACACTAAGAGATTGGTGTCCTACCAAACAGGAAGATGTATCCAGCCGTTAACTTTCTATCATCTTTATCACCACACTAATTGGAATCGGTGAAACCAAGTAAATCACACTTTTGGCCCGTATCCGATGCCGAAAAAAGAATTCCGCAACCAAGAGTTCCTTTAACATACTAAGGATCCTCTTGACAGCTGCCATACGAGATACCTtaggtctctccatgaatctactcgcaatGCCGACACTAAATGCCAAGTCCGGTCGCGTATTGCACAAATACTGCAATGATCTAATCAATCTCCGATATTGAGTTGGATCCACAACTTGCTCATCCTCACTCTTGGACAGCTGTAGCCTTGCTTAACATGGTGTAATGGCGGCATTACAATGCTCTATTTCACACCTCTTTAAGATCTCAAGAGCTTACCtcctttggtgcatgagcagtcccATTTTTGACCTTTGAAACTTTATGCCAAGGAAGTATCTCATGATCCCAAGGTCCGTCATCTCAAACTCACTCACGAGTTCCTTCTTGAACCTTGAGATACTCTTCTCACAGCTGCCGGTAATCAAGAGATTAACCAACCGGATGGTCTCAAGCCTAGCCACAGGTGCAAACACCTCCTCAAAGTATATTCCTTCACGTTGCAAAAACTCTTTCGCTACCAATCGAGCCTTATACTTGATTATCTCGCCTTTCGGGTTTGCTTTCACTTTATAGACCCAACGCACACAAATCGGCTTCTTACCATGAGGTAGATCAACCAACTCCCAAGTTTCATTCTTCTCAATTGATTTCAGCTCCTCTTTCATTgcacaaatccattttggatcGCTTAGAGCCTCCTCCGTGTTCATCGGTTCGGATTCGGCCATAAGCGTAAAATGAACGAAATCACCTTCATTATTGACTTCGTT contains:
- the LOC131603447 gene encoding subtilisin-like protease SBT3.5 → MDTKKIQLLVTSALLLLQNFLIIPQIFAEETSNVHIVYMGDKIYDNPETTKKYHHKMLSSLLGSKEDAKNSLLYSYKHGFSGFAARMTKSQAEDIAKFPEVVSVIPNGIHKLHTTRSWDFIGVHHSLAKTVFAESNSGEGTIIGVIDTGIWPESASFNDEAMGNIPSRWKGVCQVGENFNSTNCNKKIIGARWFLKGINDHTKNLILGKNDTLEYLSARDAIGHGTHTASTAAGYFVENANYKGLASGIARGGAPLAHLAIYKVCWDVPVGHCSDADILKAFDMAIHDGVDVLTVSLGIDIPLFSYVDHRDTIAIGSFHATSKGITVVCSGGNSGPISQTVTNTAPWLITVAASTIDRAFPTAITLGNNLTLWGESIDNGKHNPGFAGLTYSERIARDPADDLAKDCQSGSLNKTKAAGKIVLCFSVSNQQDIVSAALTVKEAGGVGLIYAQRHEDGLGECGTLPCIKVDYEVGTQLLTYIRRARFPAARLSLPKTVIGKWISPRVASFSSRGPSTMSPTVLKPDIAAPGVDILAAFPPKGTKKSSGFTILSGTSMSCPHVAGIAALIKSRHPTWSPAAIRSALVTTASQSGTDGSLISEEGSTSKAADPFDIGGGHVDPNRAMNAGLIYNITTKDYIQFLCSMGHNTASIRKVTKTSTSCNKQKSKTLINLNLPSISIPNLKRYTTVMRTVTNVGNIDVVYKAIVKTPYGIEVKVEPQILRFNSDTKVITFNVSFISTQKLHGGYRFGSLTWTDGEHFVRIPVAVRTIQFDS